Proteins encoded within one genomic window of Acinetobacter sp. YWS30-1:
- a CDS encoding TerC family protein yields the protein METIGTLWLYLVFFAIVAVMLVIDFVGFKHQHGQEVKVRTAAYWSIAWVSVATLFGGGLWLYLEQTAGAAIANTKVMEYFAGYLLEKSLAIDNVFVWLMIFAAFAIPPALQRKLLLYGVLGAIVLRTIFIFIGAWFVQEFSWILYLFGAFLVYTGFKFLRGQHEEDSNIEDMAILKWLRKHMRITPQLQGDKFFVRQNGLLWATPLFLVLILVEASDVIFAVDSIPAIFAVTTDPFIVLTANLMAILGLRAMFFLLSGAASKMHYLPYGLGLILVFIGFKMLMLDVFHMPIWISLSFIVIVLTVTAILSIRHSKKHNETTL from the coding sequence ATGGAAACAATTGGTACGCTCTGGCTGTATCTTGTCTTTTTCGCAATTGTCGCCGTCATGCTGGTGATCGATTTTGTCGGCTTTAAACATCAGCATGGTCAGGAAGTAAAAGTCCGTACCGCTGCCTACTGGAGTATCGCCTGGGTCAGTGTCGCGACTTTATTTGGTGGTGGATTATGGCTGTATCTGGAGCAGACTGCAGGTGCGGCAATTGCCAATACCAAGGTCATGGAATACTTTGCCGGTTATCTGCTGGAAAAATCCTTGGCAATTGATAATGTCTTTGTCTGGCTAATGATCTTTGCCGCCTTTGCCATTCCACCAGCGCTACAACGTAAATTGCTGTTATATGGTGTACTGGGTGCAATTGTGCTCAGAACAATCTTTATTTTTATTGGTGCCTGGTTTGTACAGGAATTCTCCTGGATTCTGTATCTCTTCGGTGCGTTCCTGGTGTATACCGGCTTCAAATTCCTGCGTGGTCAGCACGAAGAAGACAGCAATATTGAAGATATGGCCATTCTGAAATGGCTACGTAAACATATGCGTATCACCCCGCAACTTCAGGGCGATAAATTCTTTGTCCGTCAAAATGGTTTGCTTTGGGCAACGCCGTTATTCTTGGTGCTGATTCTGGTCGAAGCCTCTGATGTAATCTTCGCAGTCGATTCTATTCCGGCTATTTTTGCTGTCACCACCGACCCCTTCATTGTGCTTACTGCGAACCTGATGGCAATTTTAGGCCTGCGTGCAATGTTCTTCCTGCTCTCAGGTGCAGCCTCAAAAATGCATTATCTGCCTTATGGCCTAGGTTTGATTCTGGTCTTTATCGGCTTTAAGATGTTGATGCTGGATGTATTCCATATGCCGATCTGGATTTCACTGAGCTTTATTGTGATTGTCTTGACAGTGACTGCGATCTTGTCGATTCGTCATAGCAAGAAACATAACGAAACTACGCTGTAA
- the guaD gene encoding guanine deaminase, producing the protein MSSIIATTAIRGRFLDIKNTVAQAREIHDQVRYVEDGLLISQNGEIQWFGSWEEGQQHLPEGVQVSHYPEQLIVPGFIDTHIHFPQTEMVGAYGEQLLEWLNTYTFPTEIQFQDPAYSQKIAQFFIQELLKNGTTTALVFCTVHPASVEALFEAATAQNMRLIAGKVLMDRHAPEALTDTAESAYSDSKALIEKWHGKGRNLYAITPRFAPTSTPEQLEKAGQLKAEYPDVYVHTHLSENKNEIAWVKELFPEREGYLDVYHHYGLTGAKSVFAHCVHLEEGEWECMHQTDSAIAFCPTSNLFLGSGLFPLKKAWDKGVKVGLGTDIGAGTSFNQLQTLNEAYKVQQLQGEKLSAFESLYHATLGGAKALSLDDRLGNFNAGKEADFVVLDLNATALQQLRQSRAKNIEDTFFALTMLGDDRNIAATYVYGQAVYVKAQ; encoded by the coding sequence ATGTCTTCTATCATTGCAACGACGGCAATACGCGGTCGCTTCCTGGATATCAAGAATACGGTTGCCCAAGCGCGTGAAATTCACGACCAAGTGCGATATGTAGAAGATGGCTTGCTCATCAGCCAGAATGGTGAGATTCAATGGTTTGGCAGCTGGGAAGAGGGGCAGCAGCATCTGCCTGAAGGAGTGCAGGTATCTCATTATCCTGAGCAGCTGATCGTGCCAGGTTTTATTGATACCCATATCCATTTCCCGCAAACCGAAATGGTCGGTGCCTATGGTGAACAGCTACTGGAATGGTTAAATACTTATACCTTCCCGACTGAGATCCAGTTTCAGGATCCAGCTTATAGCCAGAAAATTGCACAGTTCTTTATTCAGGAACTGCTGAAGAATGGTACAACCACAGCTTTGGTGTTCTGTACCGTTCATCCGGCTTCGGTAGAAGCACTGTTCGAAGCGGCTACAGCACAGAATATGCGACTGATTGCCGGTAAAGTGCTGATGGACCGCCATGCACCTGAAGCCCTAACCGATACCGCAGAATCTGCCTATAGCGATTCTAAAGCCCTGATTGAGAAATGGCATGGTAAGGGACGTAATCTTTATGCGATTACGCCCCGTTTTGCTCCAACCTCAACCCCTGAACAGCTAGAAAAAGCAGGTCAGTTAAAAGCTGAATATCCAGATGTCTATGTCCATACTCATCTCAGTGAAAATAAAAACGAGATTGCCTGGGTAAAAGAACTCTTTCCGGAACGTGAAGGCTATCTGGATGTCTATCATCATTATGGGCTGACCGGTGCTAAATCCGTATTTGCGCATTGTGTGCATCTGGAGGAAGGGGAGTGGGAGTGCATGCATCAAACCGACTCTGCGATTGCCTTCTGCCCAACCTCAAACCTGTTCCTGGGTAGCGGTTTATTTCCGCTGAAGAAAGCTTGGGATAAAGGCGTAAAAGTCGGCTTGGGTACTGATATCGGGGCAGGAACCTCCTTTAACCAGCTCCAAACCTTAAATGAAGCTTATAAAGTACAACAGCTGCAAGGAGAAAAACTTTCGGCTTTTGAATCGCTATATCATGCGACCTTGGGTGGTGCGAAAGCCTTAAGTCTGGATGATCGCTTGGGGAATTTCAATGCGGGCAAAGAAGCAGACTTTGTGGTGCTGGATCTTAATGCCACCGCTTTACAACAACTGCGTCAGAGCAGAGCCAAAAATATTGAAGACACCTTTTTTGCACTGACCATGCTGGGAGATGACCGTAATATTGCAGCAACTTATGTCTATGGACAGGCTGTCTATGTCAAGGCCCAATAA
- the hpt gene encoding hypoxanthine phosphoribosyltransferase, with translation MTVQMSVMISAEEIQAKVKELGAKIDAHYANSDKELVLIGLLRGSVIFMADLCRAITKPHELDFMTVSSYGGGTISSRDVKILKDLDGEIRGKDVLVVEDIIDSGNTLSKVLEILQTRQPNSIELCTLVSKPSRREIELEVKFLGFEVEDKFIVGYGLDYDQKYRHIPFIGEIGL, from the coding sequence ATGACCGTTCAAATGAGCGTAATGATTTCCGCTGAAGAAATTCAAGCTAAAGTCAAAGAGCTTGGTGCTAAAATCGATGCACACTATGCCAATAGTGACAAAGAGCTTGTACTTATCGGTTTGTTACGCGGTTCAGTGATTTTCATGGCAGACTTGTGTCGTGCCATTACCAAGCCACATGAACTCGACTTCATGACTGTATCCAGCTACGGCGGCGGTACGATTTCGAGCCGTGATGTCAAAATCCTGAAAGATCTGGACGGTGAAATCCGTGGTAAAGATGTGCTGGTGGTTGAAGATATTATCGACTCAGGTAATACCTTAAGCAAAGTATTGGAAATCTTGCAAACCCGTCAGCCAAACTCAATTGAACTATGCACTTTGGTGAGCAAACCTTCACGTCGTGAAATCGAGCTGGAAGTAAAATTCCTGGGCTTTGAAGTCGAAGACAAGTTCATTGTCGGTTATGGCCTGGACTATGATCAAAAATACCGTCATATTCCATTTATTGGTGAAATCGGTCTTTAA
- a CDS encoding GlsB/YeaQ/YmgE family stress response membrane protein produces MWSIIVAIVVGFIAGLVARAIHPGDDKAGFIVTTLLGIAGSLVATFAGRMLGLYSQDSAAGFIASVIGAIVILFIYNMVTKRKRI; encoded by the coding sequence ATGTGGTCAATTATCGTTGCAATTGTAGTGGGTTTTATTGCGGGTCTGGTTGCACGTGCAATTCACCCTGGTGATGACAAGGCTGGATTCATTGTTACGACCCTGCTGGGGATTGCCGGTTCACTGGTTGCGACCTTTGCCGGACGTATGCTGGGCTTGTACTCCCAAGATTCTGCCGCAGGCTTCATTGCTTCAGTGATCGGTGCCATAGTCATCCTGTTTATCTACAATATGGTGACTAAACGTAAACGAATCTAA
- a CDS encoding DsbC family protein, producing the protein MQIRNMLLALTLFPGLSFANVDTVKANLAKNSPNLKIENIQPTEMKGIYSGSMQGQIVYLNEDAQHLLAGSMFRIQDQHNLTQDLLLKQNSVDWKKLPLQDAIKSVRGTGKRQLAIFSDPNCPYCKQLEVELKKLKDVTIYTFILPLKQQSIAPSKQVYCEKNPAQAWEDLIGQGIQPKSKKSCSNPIERNKQLAQSLGVNGTPAIIFSNGFKVMGAQPAEQIEQGFKEFGL; encoded by the coding sequence ATGCAAATAAGAAATATGCTGCTGGCTTTGACCCTCTTCCCTGGCCTTAGCTTTGCCAATGTGGATACAGTTAAAGCCAATCTGGCAAAAAACAGTCCCAACCTGAAAATTGAAAATATTCAGCCTACCGAAATGAAAGGAATCTATAGCGGTTCCATGCAGGGGCAGATTGTCTATCTGAATGAAGATGCCCAGCATCTCCTAGCCGGTTCAATGTTTCGTATCCAGGACCAGCATAATCTGACTCAGGATTTATTACTCAAACAAAACAGTGTCGACTGGAAAAAGTTACCGCTTCAGGATGCGATTAAATCAGTCAGAGGGACCGGAAAACGTCAGCTTGCCATCTTTTCTGACCCAAATTGCCCGTATTGTAAACAACTTGAAGTAGAGCTGAAAAAACTCAAAGATGTCACGATTTATACCTTCATTCTGCCTTTAAAACAGCAGTCAATTGCGCCGTCCAAACAGGTTTATTGTGAAAAAAATCCGGCCCAGGCCTGGGAAGACCTGATTGGTCAAGGTATACAGCCTAAATCGAAAAAGAGCTGTAGCAATCCAATTGAACGTAATAAACAGCTGGCACAATCACTCGGTGTAAATGGCACTCCAGCGATTATTTTCTCGAATGGTTTTAAGGTCATGGGCGCTCAGCCAGCAGAACAGATTGAACAAGGTTTCAAAGAATTCGGCCTGTAA
- the dmeF gene encoding CDF family Co(II)/Ni(II) efflux transporter DmeF, which yields MQKHNADSHSHQFDEGNPLAQKKILFATILTAVMMVLEVLGGWIFQSMALLADGWHMGSHVLALGLAYFAYKAARHYTNDPRFNMGTWRIEILASYSSAILLLVVAGFMAIHSVERLFSPVQIHYNEAIPIAILGLLINLACAWLLHDDGHHHHDHHYGHSHHEHDNNHGHHDLNHKAAFLHVVADAVTSVLAIIALFAGKYMGWDFLDAVLGLVGSILIARWAVGLLKQSAKTLLDADMDAPVVEEIREVIAEYGNDLHLTDLHVSRVGKGKFSCFVAVQTGIPISADQIREAISIHEEIVHISVEVNQH from the coding sequence ATGCAAAAACATAACGCCGATTCGCACAGCCATCAATTTGATGAAGGTAATCCACTCGCACAGAAAAAGATTCTGTTTGCCACGATTCTGACCGCCGTCATGATGGTGCTGGAAGTATTAGGGGGATGGATCTTCCAGTCAATGGCTTTGCTTGCCGATGGCTGGCATATGGGCTCGCATGTATTGGCCTTGGGGCTGGCTTACTTTGCCTATAAAGCTGCCCGCCATTATACGAATGATCCCCGCTTTAATATGGGCACCTGGCGGATTGAAATTCTGGCCAGTTATAGCAGTGCAATTTTATTGCTTGTGGTAGCCGGTTTTATGGCGATTCATTCAGTAGAACGTCTATTTTCGCCAGTTCAGATTCATTATAACGAAGCCATTCCAATCGCGATTTTAGGACTATTGATTAATCTGGCCTGTGCTTGGTTGCTGCATGATGATGGGCACCATCACCATGATCATCATTACGGACATTCCCATCATGAGCATGATAATAATCATGGTCATCATGACTTGAACCATAAAGCGGCCTTTCTGCATGTGGTTGCTGATGCTGTAACTTCTGTTCTGGCCATTATTGCCTTGTTTGCTGGAAAATATATGGGCTGGGATTTTCTCGATGCAGTACTGGGACTGGTCGGCTCAATCCTGATTGCACGCTGGGCGGTTGGCCTGCTAAAGCAAAGTGCCAAGACTTTACTGGATGCCGATATGGATGCCCCAGTGGTCGAAGAAATACGTGAAGTCATTGCTGAATATGGGAATGATCTGCATTTAACTGACCTGCATGTATCGAGAGTCGGTAAAGGTAAATTTTCCTGTTTTGTTGCCGTTCAAACGGGAATCCCCATTAGTGCTGATCAAATCCGTGAGGCGATCTCTATTCATGAAGAAATCGTGCATATCTCGGTAGAAGTCAATCAGCATTAA
- a CDS encoding metal/formaldehyde-sensitive transcriptional repressor produces MSHVHDDKKILNRVRRLQGQMNAVEQSLLNPEAGCIQVLQQVAAVKGAINGLMNELIETHLREHVIGEAAVNEEKLAEFLKLLKRYG; encoded by the coding sequence GTGAGTCATGTACATGATGATAAAAAAATATTAAACCGGGTACGGCGCTTGCAAGGTCAGATGAACGCTGTAGAGCAGTCTCTCCTGAATCCTGAAGCAGGTTGTATTCAGGTCCTGCAACAGGTTGCAGCCGTTAAAGGTGCCATAAACGGTTTGATGAATGAGTTGATCGAAACCCATTTAAGAGAGCATGTCATTGGAGAAGCTGCAGTCAATGAAGAAAAACTGGCTGAGTTTTTAAAATTATTAAAACGTTATGGCTGA